Proteins encoded in a region of the Enterococcus gilvus ATCC BAA-350 genome:
- the rpmB gene encoding 50S ribosomal protein L28 yields MAKVCYFTGRKTRSANNRSHAMNATKRTVKPNLQKVRVLVDGKPKKVWVSTRALKSGKVERV; encoded by the coding sequence ATGGCAAAAGTTTGCTATTTTACTGGTCGTAAAACAAGAAGTGCAAATAACCGTTCTCACGCTATGAACGCTACGAAACGTACTGTAAAACCTAATTTACAAAAAGTTCGCGTTTTGGTGGACGGAAAACCTAAAAAAGTTTGGGTCTCAACTCGTGCTTTGAAATCTGGAAAAGTTGAGCGCGTTTAA
- a CDS encoding Asp23/Gls24 family envelope stress response protein — MAVKINTQTGMIEISNDVIATVVGGAVTDVFGIVGMASKKQIKDNITEILRKENYSRGVVVRQEENGIAVDVYTIVSYGTKISEVSRNVQEKVKYNLETMLGVTANSVNVYVQGVRVLPD, encoded by the coding sequence ATGGCTGTGAAAATCAATACACAGACTGGTATGATCGAAATTTCAAACGACGTCATCGCGACGGTTGTCGGCGGTGCGGTTACTGACGTGTTTGGTATCGTTGGTATGGCTAGTAAAAAACAAATCAAAGACAATATTACAGAGATTTTAAGAAAAGAAAATTATTCACGCGGCGTCGTTGTACGTCAAGAAGAGAACGGAATCGCAGTCGACGTCTATACGATCGTCAGCTACGGCACGAAAATCTCAGAAGTATCGCGCAATGTCCAAGAAAAAGTGAAATACAATTTGGAGACGATGCTTGGAGTAACAGCTAACTCAGTGAATGTTTATGTTCAAGGTGTACGTGTTCTGCCTGACTAA
- a CDS encoding DAK2 domain-containing protein, producing MKVTEISASQFQEMVEAGAKRLQVNAEYVNSLNVFPVPDGDTGTNMNLSMTSGATAVVNSTSEKVGELANVLAKGLLMGARGNSGVILSQLFRGFSKAILEVDTLNAEDLSKALVHGVETAYKAVMKPVEGTILTVARESAKAGERKAKQTDDVIEVMTAVVKYGKKALDKTPDMLPVLKEVGVVDSGGQGLLFIYEGFLSALNGEFQVDDAYEPSPAEMDEMVNAEHHRSVQGQLATEDIKFGYCTEIMVRLGEGPTVDSNFDYDTFRNYLDGIGDSLLVVNDDEIVKVHVHTEHPGEVMNYGQKFGALIKIKVDNMRQQHETILEHDDEVAAFEAAPVAHQPYAVIAIAAGEGVQELFKSLGAAYVISGGQTMNPSTEDILKAVKEVNADQVIVLPNNKNIFMAADQAAEVADIPVAVVPSKTVSQGMTAMLAFNGDQSLEENKAAMTEMLDSVVSGQITNAIRDTSIDGVEIHEGDYLGMIDGKIVLSEEDKYQATLDTLTKMISEDIEIITIIVGEEGTQAEAEKISEAIEASYPDLEVEIHEGKQPVYPYLLSAE from the coding sequence GTGAAGGTAACAGAGATCAGCGCGAGTCAATTCCAAGAAATGGTAGAGGCTGGCGCTAAACGTCTGCAAGTCAATGCAGAATATGTCAATTCATTAAATGTATTCCCCGTGCCTGATGGCGATACTGGGACCAACATGAATCTATCTATGACCAGCGGCGCGACTGCGGTTGTTAACTCTACCTCAGAGAAAGTCGGCGAATTAGCCAATGTATTAGCAAAAGGATTGTTGATGGGGGCGCGAGGAAATTCTGGCGTCATCTTGTCTCAGTTATTCCGCGGCTTTTCAAAAGCGATTTTAGAGGTAGATACATTAAATGCAGAGGATCTGTCGAAAGCGCTCGTTCATGGTGTTGAAACGGCCTATAAAGCAGTAATGAAGCCTGTAGAAGGAACTATTTTAACTGTGGCTCGTGAATCCGCAAAAGCGGGTGAACGCAAAGCTAAACAAACGGACGATGTGATCGAAGTGATGACAGCGGTCGTTAAATACGGGAAAAAAGCATTAGACAAAACCCCTGATATGCTGCCTGTTTTGAAAGAAGTCGGCGTTGTCGATAGTGGCGGTCAAGGTCTTTTGTTTATCTATGAAGGCTTCTTGAGTGCATTGAATGGGGAATTCCAAGTGGATGATGCCTATGAACCAAGTCCGGCTGAAATGGATGAAATGGTCAATGCAGAGCATCACCGCAGCGTCCAAGGACAACTAGCAACCGAAGATATCAAATTCGGTTATTGTACAGAAATCATGGTTCGTCTTGGTGAAGGTCCTACTGTGGACAGTAATTTTGATTATGATACCTTCCGTAATTATTTAGACGGTATCGGGGATTCATTATTAGTCGTTAACGATGATGAAATCGTTAAAGTGCATGTCCATACAGAACATCCAGGCGAAGTGATGAATTATGGTCAAAAATTTGGTGCGTTAATTAAAATCAAAGTCGATAATATGCGTCAACAACATGAAACAATTTTAGAACACGATGACGAAGTAGCCGCTTTTGAAGCAGCGCCAGTTGCGCATCAACCGTATGCAGTGATTGCGATCGCTGCTGGTGAAGGTGTTCAAGAATTGTTCAAGAGTTTAGGTGCTGCCTATGTCATCAGCGGCGGACAAACGATGAATCCAAGCACGGAAGATATTTTGAAAGCAGTCAAGGAAGTCAATGCGGACCAAGTGATTGTTTTACCTAATAATAAAAATATCTTTATGGCAGCAGATCAAGCCGCAGAAGTAGCGGATATTCCTGTAGCAGTTGTACCAAGTAAAACTGTTTCTCAAGGAATGACAGCGATGCTGGCCTTCAATGGGGATCAAAGTTTAGAAGAGAACAAAGCAGCGATGACTGAAATGCTTGATTCTGTAGTCAGTGGACAAATCACCAATGCCATCCGTGATACCTCTATCGACGGAGTAGAGATCCACGAAGGGGACTACTTAGGAATGATCGATGGTAAAATCGTTCTTTCTGAAGAAGATAAGTACCAAGCAACGTTAGACACATTGACTAAAATGATCAGTGAAGATATTGAAATCATCACGATCATCGTCGGTGAAGAAGGTACGCAAGCTGAAGCTGAAAAAATAAGCGAAGCAATTGAAGCAAGCTATCCTGATTTGGAAGTAGAGATCCACGAAGGAAAACAACCAGTCTACCCATACTTGCTTTCAGCAGAATAA
- the recG gene encoding ATP-dependent DNA helicase RecG, whose product MSIEETVSVLPGVGPKRAQTLAELGIVTIENLLSYYPFRYEDIQEKNLLEINDQEKVTLKGVIVSAPVVSRFGYKKSRLQFRMMQDHAVFMVSFFNQPYLKDKVEVGEELAVYGKWDAKRKSLTGMKILGGKQTEEYAPIYHVTKSIRQSTLVDLIKVGFEKFGDQVTENLPDYLLEKYRLMPRKQAMRAMHFPKDPKENQQAKRRVVFEEFFLFQMRMQGLKKSERSEKNGLAIRYDVERLKRFTQQLPFELTDAQKRVTNEICYDLRSKKHMQRLLQGDVGSGKTVVAAIALYATMTAGFQGALMVPTEILAQQHLESLNHLFDPLEMTTALLTGSTKTKERRAILAGLQNGEIDVVIGTHALIQDDVQFANLGLVITDEQHRFGVNQRRVLREKGLHPDVLFMTATPIPRTLAITAYGEMDVSIIDQMPAGRIPVKTSWIKPKQLEHTLDWAKLELQAGHQLYVICPLIEESEALDVKNATEIYEHLNEYYAPNYQVSLLHGKMKNAEKETIMEEFKNNQSQILVSTTVIEVGVNVPNATVMFIMDADRFGLAQLHQLRGRVGRGSDASYCILVASPKNEMGKERMKIMTETTNGFVLSEKDLELRGPGEVFGFRQSGLPQFLIADLVNDANVLEVARDEANQIWQVEDWREQPAFAPLAKTLKPTETGETYFD is encoded by the coding sequence ATGTCGATTGAAGAAACTGTTTCGGTTTTGCCTGGAGTCGGCCCTAAGAGAGCGCAAACGTTAGCTGAGTTAGGGATTGTTACGATTGAAAATCTATTAAGCTATTATCCGTTTCGCTATGAGGATATCCAAGAAAAAAATCTTTTGGAAATCAATGATCAAGAAAAAGTTACCTTAAAGGGTGTCATCGTCTCGGCACCGGTGGTTAGCCGTTTCGGCTACAAAAAGAGTCGACTGCAGTTTCGTATGATGCAAGATCATGCAGTCTTCATGGTCTCCTTCTTCAATCAGCCTTATTTGAAAGACAAAGTCGAAGTCGGAGAAGAATTAGCTGTTTATGGAAAATGGGATGCGAAGCGTAAATCCCTCACAGGAATGAAAATTTTAGGCGGCAAACAAACAGAAGAATATGCGCCGATCTATCATGTGACAAAGTCGATTCGACAAAGTACGTTAGTTGATTTGATCAAAGTCGGATTCGAAAAATTCGGCGATCAAGTGACGGAAAATCTGCCGGACTATTTATTAGAAAAATATCGTTTGATGCCACGCAAGCAAGCGATGCGGGCAATGCATTTTCCCAAAGATCCAAAAGAGAATCAGCAAGCAAAACGCCGCGTAGTTTTTGAAGAGTTTTTCTTATTCCAAATGCGGATGCAAGGATTAAAGAAAAGCGAACGAAGCGAAAAAAATGGGCTTGCGATTCGTTATGACGTTGAGCGTCTCAAGCGATTTACACAGCAACTGCCTTTCGAGCTTACAGATGCCCAGAAACGTGTAACCAATGAAATTTGTTATGACTTACGCAGCAAGAAACATATGCAGCGGTTATTACAAGGAGATGTTGGGAGCGGGAAAACAGTGGTTGCGGCCATTGCATTGTATGCTACGATGACTGCGGGTTTTCAAGGCGCTTTGATGGTACCGACAGAAATTTTGGCGCAACAACATCTGGAAAGCTTGAATCATTTGTTTGATCCGTTGGAAATGACTACAGCCTTACTGACTGGCTCTACCAAGACCAAAGAACGCCGCGCCATTTTGGCTGGTCTGCAAAATGGTGAGATTGATGTTGTGATCGGGACACACGCGTTGATTCAAGACGACGTACAATTTGCGAATCTTGGATTGGTTATCACGGATGAGCAGCACCGTTTCGGGGTCAACCAACGAAGAGTGTTACGAGAAAAAGGACTTCATCCAGATGTTCTTTTCATGACTGCAACACCCATTCCCAGAACGTTAGCAATTACTGCCTATGGGGAGATGGACGTTTCGATCATCGATCAAATGCCGGCAGGGCGGATTCCTGTTAAAACAAGTTGGATCAAGCCGAAACAATTAGAGCATACGCTGGATTGGGCAAAATTAGAGCTGCAGGCAGGACACCAGCTGTATGTGATCTGTCCTTTGATTGAAGAATCCGAAGCGTTAGATGTAAAGAATGCGACAGAGATCTATGAGCATTTAAACGAATACTATGCGCCGAATTACCAAGTCAGTCTCCTGCACGGAAAGATGAAGAATGCTGAAAAAGAGACGATCATGGAGGAATTTAAGAACAATCAAAGTCAGATATTAGTTTCAACTACTGTTATTGAAGTAGGCGTCAATGTTCCAAACGCGACAGTCATGTTTATCATGGATGCCGACCGCTTTGGTCTTGCCCAGCTGCATCAATTGCGCGGGCGGGTCGGACGCGGCTCAGATGCGTCTTATTGTATCTTGGTGGCTAGTCCTAAAAATGAAATGGGTAAAGAACGCATGAAGATCATGACAGAGACGACCAATGGGTTTGTCTTGAGTGAAAAAGATTTAGAGCTGCGCGGCCCTGGGGAAGTATTTGGTTTTCGTCAATCGGGCTTGCCGCAATTTCTGATCGCCGATCTTGTGAACGACGCCAATGTATTAGAGGTGGCGCGAGATGAGGCTAATCAAATTTGGCAAGTGGAAGATTGGCGAGAACAGCCAGCCTTTGCCCCATTAGCCAAGACGTTAAAACCAACTGAAACTGGGGAAACATACTTTGACTAG
- the plsX gene encoding phosphate acyltransferase PlsX — MKIAVDAMGGDFAPKAIVEGVMLAQKKHPEIEFQLYGKEEAIREYVTNENNITIIHTDEKINSDDEPVKAIRRKKNASMVLAAQAVKEGRADAIFSAGNTGALLAAGLFIVGRIKGIERPGLMSTLPVLNGDSGFDMLDLGANAENKAEHIHQYAILGSFYAKHVRGIANPSVGLLNNGTEENKGSELTKEAFKLLQAEESIHFIGNVEARELLNGAADVVVTDGFTGNAVLKTIEGTAMGLMSLLKSSINDAGVKGKLGAAMLKDTLYGLKDKLDYSSHGGAVLFGLKAPVIKTHGSTGPEAVANTIDQIHTMLDTDVVGQLVAFFETPKGE; from the coding sequence ATGAAAATTGCTGTAGATGCAATGGGTGGCGATTTTGCACCAAAAGCTATCGTGGAAGGTGTCATGTTAGCACAAAAAAAACACCCAGAAATTGAATTTCAATTATATGGAAAAGAAGAAGCGATTCGTGAATATGTAACGAACGAAAACAATATCACGATCATTCATACAGATGAAAAAATCAACAGTGACGACGAACCCGTCAAAGCCATTCGCCGTAAAAAGAATGCTTCAATGGTTCTAGCTGCGCAAGCGGTCAAAGAAGGCAGAGCCGATGCGATTTTCTCAGCCGGAAATACCGGAGCTTTATTAGCAGCGGGATTGTTTATAGTAGGAAGAATCAAAGGAATCGAACGTCCGGGATTGATGTCGACACTCCCTGTTTTAAATGGCGACAGTGGATTTGATATGCTGGATTTAGGTGCAAATGCGGAAAATAAAGCAGAGCACATTCATCAGTATGCTATTCTGGGTTCCTTCTATGCCAAGCATGTCCGGGGAATCGCGAATCCGAGTGTTGGACTATTGAACAACGGTACGGAAGAAAACAAAGGCAGTGAATTGACAAAAGAAGCCTTCAAACTTTTACAAGCGGAAGAAAGTATTCATTTTATTGGCAATGTGGAGGCGCGTGAGCTATTAAATGGTGCTGCGGATGTTGTCGTAACTGACGGGTTTACGGGCAATGCCGTCTTAAAAACGATTGAAGGAACAGCGATGGGCTTGATGAGCCTCTTAAAAAGCAGTATCAACGATGCGGGCGTCAAAGGAAAACTCGGTGCGGCAATGTTGAAAGATACGCTGTATGGTCTAAAAGATAAACTGGATTACTCTTCCCATGGGGGGGCAGTTTTATTTGGTTTGAAAGCTCCTGTAATCAAAACGCATGGATCAACTGGACCAGAGGCGGTAGCGAATACGATCGACCAAATTCATACGATGCTTGATACGGATGTCGTTGGACAATTAGTCGCATTTTTTGAAACCCCAAAAGGCGAATAG
- the acpP gene encoding acyl carrier protein: MTREEVFSKVAEIISNHFEIDKDKVTLGLSIKDDLNADSISIMEFVLELEDEFGTEISDEDAEKIETVGAAVDYIMENNQA; the protein is encoded by the coding sequence TTGACTCGTGAAGAAGTATTTAGCAAAGTTGCTGAAATAATTTCAAATCACTTTGAAATCGATAAAGATAAAGTGACTCTTGGATTGAGTATCAAAGACGACTTAAATGCAGATTCAATCAGTATCATGGAATTCGTTCTAGAATTGGAAGATGAATTCGGAACAGAAATTTCTGATGAAGATGCTGAAAAAATTGAAACTGTTGGAGCTGCAGTTGATTACATTATGGAAAACAACCAAGCTTAA
- a CDS encoding GH25 family lysozyme — MKKKQRWISILLLLGLFPVGNVAAEENSPVDENTKYSEQQQVADQAQKDGLDQATVKQQNEQAQASVQSNVEQAKKTAEEKDPEADPNLISGEDEAGSYYLPAGTEHSDLQKANQGKAANFFALELYSLPSVSAADANLPSKSFVDVASYNGNVSVADFQKMKAYGVRGVVVKLTEGTSYQNPYAATQIVNAKAAGLKVSAYHYAWFTSDASARAEANYFASYASQLGLSSSTVMVNDIEAPTIRNQGNHTNDSASFANQLNRMGYGNVRHYASLGWFNEGLLDAHALGNKNIWVAAYPYSLSAKNFYTEYGAWQWSSLVSFPNVNGTFDVSADYTGIFQSDPTPIGTEAMYRVYNPNSGEHFYTRDSNEKNTLLQAGWRYEGVAWNAPQSGAPVYRMYNPNAGDHHYTLDAAERDNLKRAGWRYEGISWYSGGTQPLYRLYNPNAKTGTHHYTLNTNERDHLKQVGWRYEGIAWYGK, encoded by the coding sequence ATGAAAAAAAAGCAACGATGGATAAGCATTCTTTTGCTGCTGGGGCTTTTTCCAGTGGGGAATGTCGCCGCTGAAGAAAACAGTCCTGTAGACGAAAATACTAAGTATTCGGAACAGCAGCAAGTTGCGGATCAAGCTCAGAAAGACGGACTAGATCAAGCAACGGTGAAGCAACAAAACGAACAGGCGCAAGCGAGCGTACAAAGCAACGTCGAGCAAGCCAAAAAGACCGCTGAAGAAAAAGATCCTGAAGCCGATCCGAATCTAATCAGCGGTGAAGACGAAGCAGGGAGTTATTATTTACCTGCTGGAACAGAACATTCAGATTTGCAAAAAGCGAATCAAGGGAAAGCAGCTAATTTTTTTGCTTTAGAATTGTACTCATTGCCCTCAGTATCCGCAGCGGATGCAAATTTGCCTTCAAAAAGTTTTGTTGATGTCGCTTCTTATAATGGGAACGTTAGTGTAGCTGATTTTCAAAAAATGAAAGCTTATGGGGTGCGCGGTGTTGTAGTGAAGCTGACAGAGGGAACCTCCTATCAGAATCCTTACGCAGCAACGCAAATCGTGAATGCTAAAGCAGCAGGACTAAAAGTCTCAGCCTATCACTATGCATGGTTCACTTCAGATGCAAGTGCAAGAGCCGAGGCAAATTATTTTGCATCTTATGCGAGCCAATTGGGTTTATCCTCATCAACAGTGATGGTCAATGACATTGAGGCACCGACTATTCGAAATCAAGGGAACCACACGAATGACTCTGCCTCGTTTGCGAATCAGTTGAACCGAATGGGGTATGGAAATGTCCGACATTATGCTAGTTTAGGTTGGTTTAATGAAGGACTATTAGATGCACATGCACTAGGAAATAAAAACATTTGGGTTGCAGCCTATCCCTATTCTTTATCTGCCAAAAACTTTTACACAGAGTACGGTGCGTGGCAGTGGTCGTCACTGGTAAGTTTTCCAAATGTTAATGGGACTTTTGATGTTTCTGCGGATTATACAGGGATTTTTCAATCCGATCCGACACCGATTGGAACAGAGGCCATGTATCGAGTATACAATCCAAATAGCGGCGAACATTTTTATACTCGAGATAGCAACGAGAAAAACACGCTGCTTCAAGCCGGCTGGCGCTATGAAGGGGTCGCTTGGAATGCTCCGCAAAGTGGTGCGCCGGTTTATCGGATGTATAATCCAAATGCAGGAGACCATCACTATACACTGGATGCCGCAGAACGAGACAACTTGAAAAGAGCGGGGTGGCGTTATGAAGGGATTTCTTGGTACTCAGGTGGTACGCAACCGTTGTATCGATTGTATAATCCAAATGCGAAGACAGGAACCCATCATTATACGCTGAACACAAACGAGCGCGATCATTTAAAACAAGTTGGTTGGCGTTATGAGGGCATTGCTTGGT